GGATTAAGGGCGAGCTTGAATCAAACGCATCAGCATGCCCGATATCGCCTTACATTCCCTTTCAATATTTTCAAAACTTTCTTTATCAAGATACCCTATCTCATAAGCTATAATGGATTGGGTCAACACTTCTGCGGTGGAACCCTTCGCTATATAAAAATACCTGATGGATTGCTTGTCAGAACCAGATTCATCGCCTTCCGCTATGTTGCTCGGTATGGAAACAGCAGCCCTGCGAATTTGATCTCTTAAACCATAATCTTTACAAAATACACCCTGTTGAGTCTGCGCATAAAGATAAACCACTAAATCCTTACCTTTTTGCCAAACCTTGAGTTTCTTAAAATTCCCCATTCCTTACGCCTTACGCCCTATGCCCTTATGCCTTATGTATATAATCAAAAGGCTGTTTTTTTAGCTCTTCCAGATTATCTTTTACCCAGGCAATGGT
This window of the Syntrophales bacterium genome carries:
- a CDS encoding four helix bundle protein, producing MGNFKKLKVWQKGKDLVVYLYAQTQQGVFCKDYGLRDQIRRAAVSIPSNIAEGDESGSDKQSIRYFYIAKGSTAEVLTQSIIAYEIGYLDKESFENIERECKAISGMLMRLIQARP